From a region of the Streptacidiphilus albus JL83 genome:
- a CDS encoding 3-oxoacyl-[acyl-carrier-protein] synthase III C-terminal domain-containing protein — protein sequence MTALEAVAVHLPPRLESIEDVGARIGLTPRQLRLFRRFHGLDQVRLDPDGTLLDLLDAAVRGLPELRGNEHRVRYLLHARSMPVAVPYPLNPLHQLQERFGLTRANAFTVTQQACAASLLAVDLAGRLLADDADPSALALVVAGEKTFTRDAQVVPDTSIFAEASAACLVSPDGARDRVLSYAVRQRPEFDGRLAEDPELLVRYQREYQSTMIETLEAALDQAGLNLSGIALVLPHNVNQASWRMICRQLGYPVDQVVLDNVPSVGHSFAADAFINLRTAITGGLLRPGDHYLIAAAGVGATFSAMALRH from the coding sequence GTGACAGCACTGGAGGCAGTGGCCGTCCACCTCCCCCCACGACTCGAATCGATCGAGGACGTGGGCGCGCGGATCGGCCTGACCCCACGCCAACTTCGACTCTTCCGCCGCTTCCACGGCCTGGACCAGGTGCGCCTGGACCCGGACGGGACGCTGCTCGACCTGTTGGACGCCGCAGTTCGGGGCCTTCCCGAACTGCGCGGCAACGAACACCGGGTCCGGTACCTGCTGCACGCACGCAGCATGCCGGTCGCGGTGCCCTATCCGCTCAACCCCCTGCACCAACTCCAGGAACGCTTCGGCCTCACCCGGGCCAACGCGTTCACCGTCACCCAGCAGGCCTGCGCGGCCTCTCTGCTGGCCGTCGACCTCGCCGGGCGACTGCTGGCGGACGACGCCGATCCGTCGGCGCTGGCGCTGGTGGTGGCGGGGGAGAAGACCTTCACCCGGGACGCCCAGGTCGTCCCGGACACCTCGATCTTCGCCGAGGCCTCGGCCGCCTGCCTGGTCAGCCCCGACGGCGCCCGCGACCGCGTGCTCTCCTACGCGGTCCGCCAGCGGCCCGAGTTCGACGGCCGGCTGGCCGAGGACCCGGAACTGCTGGTGCGCTACCAGCGGGAGTACCAGTCCACCATGATCGAAACCTTGGAGGCCGCGCTCGATCAGGCTGGTCTAAACCTCTCCGGGATCGCGCTGGTGCTTCCGCACAACGTCAACCAGGCTTCCTGGCGCATGATCTGCCGTCAGCTGGGCTATCCTGTCGACCAGGTGGTGCTGGACAACGTGCCCTCGGTCGGGCACAGTTTCGCTGCGGACGCCTTCATCAACCTCCGCACGGCCATCACCGGCGGACTGCTCCGGCCGGGTGACCACTACCTGATCGCCGCCGCCGGCGTCGGCGCAACCTTCTCGGCCATGGCCCTCCGGCACTGA
- a CDS encoding acyl carrier protein gives MSDSALSTTEPVDTELRGRIMRGIEEVLPRVLNIELAAIPENACFFEDYGLTSSGTIELVLEIEAELDIQVDIEHLGVDDLRSVNSLTDYVAGHLVDED, from the coding sequence ATGTCAGACTCCGCCCTCTCCACCACCGAACCGGTCGACACCGAGTTGCGCGGCCGCATCATGCGCGGCATCGAGGAAGTCCTGCCCCGCGTCCTCAACATCGAGCTCGCCGCCATCCCGGAGAACGCCTGCTTCTTCGAGGACTACGGCCTCACCTCCTCCGGCACCATCGAGCTGGTCCTCGAAATCGAGGCGGAGCTCGACATCCAGGTCGACATCGAGCACCTCGGGGTGGACGACCTCCGCTCGGTCAACAGTCTCACCGACTATGTCGCCGGGCACCTCGTCGACGAGGACTGA
- a CDS encoding 4'-phosphopantetheinyl transferase family protein, which produces MNADPVGETVDAADVIDVWTLCTDQPPAVVRRLRGLLDPDERDRADRAHDPVQGERFTVVRGAVRLLVADRLGTGAADLVWQRGPHGKPAPVLPPASERIHVNWSASGALAVLAVAYGRRVGADVEEIRPPGVGARIAQRHFPAPDAALVLEAPTPAVSADRFTRLWCRREACVKVHGGRLAQGLGLPLAGPSPLRLADAGPLGPGPLWLTDVTVPGPFRAAVAADVDRPFTVRHRSWVAPRLP; this is translated from the coding sequence GTGAACGCCGATCCCGTCGGCGAGACGGTCGACGCCGCCGACGTGATCGACGTCTGGACCCTCTGCACCGACCAGCCCCCGGCCGTCGTGCGCCGACTGCGGGGCCTGCTCGACCCCGATGAACGGGACCGGGCCGACCGGGCCCACGACCCGGTTCAGGGCGAGCGCTTCACCGTGGTCAGGGGCGCTGTCCGGCTGCTGGTCGCCGACCGGCTCGGCACCGGAGCCGCCGACCTGGTGTGGCAGCGCGGCCCGCACGGCAAACCCGCGCCCGTCCTCCCGCCGGCCTCCGAAAGGATCCACGTCAACTGGTCCGCCTCGGGCGCCCTGGCAGTCCTGGCGGTCGCCTACGGGCGCCGGGTCGGCGCGGACGTCGAGGAGATCCGCCCACCCGGCGTCGGCGCGCGGATCGCCCAACGCCACTTCCCGGCCCCCGACGCCGCGCTCGTCCTCGAAGCACCGACCCCGGCCGTCAGCGCCGACCGCTTCACCCGGCTCTGGTGCCGTCGCGAGGCCTGCGTCAAGGTCCACGGCGGCCGGCTCGCCCAGGGCCTCGGCCTCCCGCTGGCCGGCCCCTCGCCGCTGCGGCTGGCCGACGCGGGCCCGCTGGGGCCCGGCCCGCTGTGGTTGACCGACGTCACGGTGCCCGGCCCGTTCCGCGCGGCGGTCGCCGCCGACGTCGACCGTCCCTTCACGGTCCGTCACCGCAGCTGGGTCGCCCCGCGCCTGCCCTGA
- a CDS encoding GNAT family N-acetyltransferase has translation MSGEFLIRQLTDDDWDAVVALEHDAYAADGLSEGRESLQSRALGSPGTCFVLEQHGAVRGYLLSLPYPPLRCPDLAEAEETAFESGNLHVHDLVIAEELRGREIAEEFMRYLQARAAELEFEQISMVAVRGTDILLRLLGYRANREVAVPASYGRRAVYMSMPVH, from the coding sequence GTGAGCGGGGAGTTCCTGATCCGGCAGCTGACCGACGACGACTGGGACGCCGTGGTCGCGCTGGAACACGACGCCTACGCGGCCGACGGCCTGTCGGAGGGCCGGGAGTCACTCCAGTCCCGTGCCCTCGGCTCGCCGGGAACCTGCTTCGTGCTGGAGCAGCACGGCGCGGTCCGCGGCTACCTGCTCAGCCTGCCGTACCCGCCGCTGCGCTGCCCGGACCTCGCCGAGGCGGAGGAGACCGCGTTCGAGTCGGGCAACCTGCACGTGCACGACCTGGTGATCGCCGAGGAACTGCGCGGCCGGGAGATCGCGGAGGAGTTCATGCGGTACTTGCAGGCGCGGGCGGCGGAGTTGGAATTCGAGCAGATCTCGATGGTCGCGGTGCGCGGCACCGACATCCTGCTGCGGCTCCTCGGCTACCGCGCCAACCGGGAGGTGGCCGTCCCCGCGTCCTACGGGCGGCGCGCGGTCTACATGTCGATGCCCGTGCACTGA